From Ananas comosus cultivar F153 linkage group 2, ASM154086v1, whole genome shotgun sequence:
GAAATCGTTGGTACACTCTTTTTCAACAGGATTATTGGCCCACCTTTCATGTTACGTTGACAGGATTACCaattaaatgaaaatattatCCTTCGAAATTATTACTGCTGCTGGTCAATGAATCTATCCTgtgcataaaataaaaaaaaaatcctgatcAAGCTATTCCGTATTGCCAGATCAGCTTCTGGGGCCAAGCCCAATTAATTGCGTGCTCCTAACACTATAAATTGCTAGTACAGAGTGTTGAATCTACCCAGAACGCCAGGTTATCTGAAAGCCGCGAAGTAAATAATTTGAAATGGTTTGTGGGTCATTGCCACCCAATCAACTGCCACAAAAATTAAGACGCTTTCAATTCCGGTTACACCTCTACGCCGACCCTCAGAATTGAGCTGACATCTCCGTTTTGAtaatttaggtttaaatttaattttggacaCGAATGGTGGTGGAGGCCATAATCTGTCAATGAATAGTTTGACCTgaagaaattataataatgagataaaaaaggaaaagcattttatgtttttatttgtattaattTAAGCCTGTTTTATTAGACGCAGCGTCCTGCGTAAACGAGGACGAACAAAAAGACGAGCTAGAAAACTCGCCTTTCGAGACCAACCTAAAAGAAAAGAGACACTGTGCGTGCTAATGTTATTGAACCTAAGCCAGCGACGTGGATGCCAAAGAAAGGTTCacaaaatagcaaaaataaataaataaataaattttgtggtATGAGTTGGAACGTGTCAGGTTTAACTTAGTCGCGGGACAACTTACCAGTGGGAGGAGTCTGCGTCCCGTGCTTTTGAAATAGCGGAGGTTATTTTATTGCGCgggctctctctcgctcgcaaagGGACAAAAGCCGTAGAAATGCCTCCATTTCGCACGCTTCGCGATGCcaaatctaataataatttcaaatcATTCGAATCTCCCTACCCCTATTGTTCGACATATTTACCTACACTACCGGAGAGACTGATGCTCAACGACCCTTTCATATCCGTCCGATTTGCGGTATAGCCTATCCGATGGTGTCCTACTGGATTCTAGTTTCGCCATTTCCTATATCGTAACATCACTCTCCTTTACCAAAAAGGCTAAAACCCTGCGCCCTGTGTCTTCTTCCTTCCACCTCCGTCGTCTCTCCGCTTACCCTGTGCGCAACATCTTGTTGCACGCTAATGGCggcgtagttttttttttttctttttgtttttttgaaaaaaaagaaaagaaaagaaaaaaaaggggaagaagaaaggggcggtggcggcggaggaggagagaaaacttaaaacttaaaagagtAGGGAATGGGGGAGTGGTGTTGTAGAGTTTACCTGGTTGGGATCTCCGCGGTGGTCGTACTACtgtcggcggcggaggcggaggcgctgAGCACCGACGGGCTAGCCCTCCTGGCCCTGAAATCCGCGGTCTCCGCCGACCCCACCGGCGCACTGGACACGTGGCGCGACTCCGACGCGGACCCGTGCGGGTGGGTGGGCGTCACGTGCGGGGACGGTCGCGTCACTGACCTCGCTCTCCCGAACCGGTCCCTCTCCGGCTACCTCCCGTCCGagctctccctcctctccgccctctcctccctctccctccccttcAACCGCCTCTCCGGCTCCATCCCCGCCGCTCTCGCCGCCCTCCGCGCCCTCTCCGCCCTCGACCTCTCCCACAACCTCCTCTCCGGCCCCATCCCCCCCGCCATCGGCGCCTTGGCGTCGCTCTCCCGCCTCGACCTCTCCTCCAACCTCCTCAGCGGCTCCCTTCCTCCGGCCATCGCCGCGCTTCCCAGGCTCTCCGGCGTGCTCAACCTCTCCTGCAACCGCTTCTCCGGCCCGATCCCGCCGGAGTTCGGGAGCATCCCGGTGGACGTGAGCCTCGACCTCCGCCGGAACAACCTCTCCGGTGAGATCCCGCAGGTAGGGTCGCTCCTCAACCAGGGCCCCACCGCGTTCGCCGGGAACCCCGGCCTCTGCGGGTTCCCGCTCAAGATCCCGTGCCCGGGCTCCAAGCAGGACCCGAGGATTCCCCAGCCCAGCCCCAGCTGGAACCCTAGCTCGGCGACGGCGGACCCGGTCCGGGCGGAGCGGCAGCATCGGAGGCCGGGGGTCGCCGTCCCGATCCTCGCCGGCGTCGTGATCGCCGCTCTCGCCTCGATCGTGGTCCTCCAGCTGCActtccggcggcggcggcgaggcttGGCCGGCGACGGGAAGGAGTCCAAGAAGGGCaagggcggcgccgccgacggAGCGTTGGCGGAGGATCGCAGGGATGCGCACGAAGGGGAGGTGTTCGTGGCGGTGGACGAGGGTTTCGGGCTGGAGCTGGAGGAGCTGCTCCGGGCCTCGGCGTACGTGGTCGGGAAGAGCCGGGGCGGGATCGTCTACAAGGTTGTGACCGGGAAGGGCCCGGCGGTGGCGGTGCGCCGCCTCAGCGAGGGGGACGACGGCGAgtccggcggcggcgacgagtggcggcggcgccgcggaTTCGAGTCGGAGGCCATGGCGATCGGGAGGGCGAGGCACCCCAACGTCGTCCGCCTCCTCGCCTACTACTACGCCCCCGACGAGAAGCTTCTCGTCTACGACTACATCCCCAACGGCACCCTCCACGCCGCACTCCACGGTACGGCAACCTCACTCGCTCTCGTGCTCACTACTCAACCTTTTCATTCCTATCCCACCGTCCGATCGAACTTCAATAATAAATTCCAAATAAATAAGTGTGCAAGCGTGCATCATCATCAGGTGGGCCTTTGAATCCGACGGCTGCGGCGCTTCCGTGGGCCGCGAGGCTATCGATAGTGCAAGGGGCGGCGCGGGGGTTAGCTCACCTGCACGAGTGCGGCCCCCGCAAGTACGCGCACGGGAGTGTGAGGTCGTCGAAGATACTCCTCGACGACGAGCTCCGCCCCTACGTCTCCGGGTTCGGCGTCGCCCGCCTCGTCTCCGCCGCCCAAAAGTCGACCCGCTCGTCGTCGGCCAAGAGCCTGGGCCCCGCGGCGTGCGCGCAGCCGCTGCCCTACGTGGCGCCCGAGGcgcgcgccgcggcggcggcggcggcggcgacgcagaAGGGCGACGTGTACGCGTTCGGGATCGTGCTCTTGGAGGCGGTGACGGGGCGGGCCCCGGGGGCGGACGAAGGGGAGGGGGGTGATTTGGAGGGTTGGGTGCGCCGggcgttcaaggaggagcggcCGCTGTCCGAGGTGGTGGACCCGGCGTTGCTGCACGAGGTGCACGCCAAGAAGCAGGTGCTCGCGGTGTTCCACGTGGCGCTCGGGTGCACCGAGGTGGACCCCGAGCTGCGGCCCAGGATGCGGGCCGTCTCGGAGAGCCTGGACCGGATAGGGTAGAGGCTGGATTTAGATGCTCAACGACGGGCAAAtccttttttggtttttttgttttttttttgttcggtAGGTGTTTAATGTTTTAGTAGGATTGTAACTAAGGTGGGACTTTTGTTGTGTAGGCCGTGCCTTTGGAAGAAGCCCGTGTTGTGAAAGGGATGTAGTGGGGGACATAGTAACAATGTTCCAAGATTACTTTTCAACAATTGATTAATTAAACTTATTATTATGCCATTCTTCGGATATTACAACGATTACACACTATCTCTAGAGGTCCGTAAGATTATCCTTTACAACGGCACTTCGCAATTTTACTCCAAATTTGCAAAAAGTCTATCGTGCTCTGACCATCAATCTCCACTCAATATTTTACTAGAAAGCTTAATGAAGCACATGCTTGCACCAGAGGCTTGTtcaatgtaatctttttctccTTATTTAACTCTTGTTATTATGTTTATGTTTGTTTTGCTCTCCTATGATTCAGCTCACTTTCACTTTACTGACCgtggttaaaaaattttactttgccTCTTTGTGATTTGACATATTTTCTACTTTGTTaccttgtaattttttaaaaatattcactttaccATCCAATTTCACATAATTATTTCGTGAGGTAAAACCAAACCACAAAACTATAAAATGAAACTTTTTAAACTACGAAATGACCAAGTAAACATAAGTTCGGCCACATGTGCTAGCCCAGATATTTTGGGCCTACAATATTGCCCAGGCAATCACAAAGTCCTTGGGTCTGGCGAGCGGCATGAAGCATAATTTtgttcgtttttatcttttatagtaAGATTATACTTGCTCTAATTAGGCTAGCATGATCAGCCCTGTATAATACTATTAGGAGATCAGATTTGCTTCAAGATCTGCGCAGATCTCATGGCCAAGAAACTGCCCTTCCCCGCTAATGAACTAACTCCCCTCCTTCCGTTCTCCCTACACCAATGTGTACTTGAGAAACTATTCTGTAAATTGGGGCGGAAATAGGCAAATGAACTCCTTTCCAAATACCAAGCATCCTTAAATAGCAGAGGACCACAGTTACACGATAAGGTAAAAGAATTGTTATATGAATTTTGTAATACATTGAATTCACCTGCAAAATGCAAAGGGGTGCATTTTCCAGTTGGGTTGGTGATAACAATCAAGTGGACACCTCTTTCTTCTCTACATTGATTTTGGCCCCCACCCTCATCTGCCACACTAAAGAGAAAACTATGTCAGTAACTACAACAGCAATCTTCTTTCCAAGCTTTACATTGAGTAAATTATATGATAAAATATCATTATCTGCTGCTCCTCACCAATCACCATGCCATACCACTGCACTTGATCTGCTTAAATTTCAAACAGAAGGTCAACGAGGTGAAAAATTTAGCCGTAGATATCCTCGGACAAAAATAATCTTTGGCATTCGGCTTCAGCTTGAGGGGGAAGCCGAAGCTGTTCATAGTTCAGCTGCCTGGCTGCTTCATATAGAGCGATGCCGACACTGACGGAGAGGTTAAGGCAACGAACATAGGTCTCAACCATTGGAATACGGATGGTTCCACCACCCAATTCTTCTCTACGGCAGTCCTCCAGGGCTTCTGGCGGAAGCCCGTGGGTTTCCGAACCAAAAACTAGCCAATCACCTCGCCTGTACGAGAAGTCCTGAACAGGTAATATAAGATAGGCAAATTGTAAAACTTTATGAAAAAGTATAGAAGAGTTAATAGTTCAATGTCGGGTGCCGGACcctaatttttcttataattttcctttattcttcaaaaaaaagaggaaggtAAACATGGGTACTCACTGAATGGATGCTTAAGCCTCTTTTGGTAAATGCCAACAACCTTTTATCTCCATCCTGAGAGAAAGGAAGCAAAATGTCCAGATTTGAAGCACTGAAAATGATTTCTGAAGGCCGAAGAAAGTACCTGCTGCTTGAAATATTCCATGAATTCACCCCATGAACTATGAATCTTAACAACGACATATCTAATTTAAACTagttaagtttgaaataaaaaaaaattggaacaaACCAAGTTAGCATTGGTTCACCTGGCAAATTAAGGAACCTAGAAAGCTAAATTTATTGAAGGATCAATGGGATCAAGTACACGAAAGGGTTGTCAGAGCTAAGAACATAAAACGACCTGTACCGAACATTAtggtaaaaagaaagaaagagcagCTAATCATGCATAATTCTCGAGCATAGGATACGGCCAGTAATCCAATCCAGCACGCTTCAGTTTGGAATCTTCTATTTTATACCCTAATGGctgggaaaaagaaaataaatgagtaGCCAATCAGAGTTCCAAGCAACTATTATTGCTGCAAAGTGTCAAAATAAAACAAGAGAATATGGCCGACCGTCTCtaatgcaagtggcaaaaggcttggtggttggtacccaaggtcccaagttcgaatcctaattaaatCACATtcccagctaagtttatttctaaaaaaataaacgaaacgaatagcatgctgtctttctctctcacaaaaaaagaaaaaaaaaagaaaaaaaaaaagagaatatgcATAGAAATTGCAAGGTATTGCACATATCATCTGCTAATTCTAGTTGGGGTAAAAGAATGTAGATAATTATTTAACAGAGAGAGACATTTTCTTCCCTGAAGGATTCTCATAGACAACAAAAATCAACAAACATAGACAGAGACCTTACCCCGACAAGATGCAGGCCAACAGCCGATGCTGCACATGTTCGTGCAATTGATCCTGTATTCCCTGGTATCTA
This genomic window contains:
- the LOC109727075 gene encoding uncharacterized protein LOC109727075 isoform X4, producing the protein MDPIGLRALNPRCYPAGYLLIRPRPRPRPRTIRRSCAVSDTAGNKPSPAPKPYHASPSSASFSVGEGVSNSFPNGSSSSVGGVPSAKLLQVVLVSPQIPGNTGSIARTCAASAVGLHLVGDGDKRLLAFTKRGLSIHSDFSYRRGDWLVFGSETHGLPPEALEDCRREELGGGTIRIPMVETYVRCLNLSVSVGIALYEAARQLNYEQLRLPPQAEAECQRLFLSEDIYG
- the LOC109727051 gene encoding receptor protein kinase-like protein ZAR1, which gives rise to MGEWCCRVYLVGISAVVVLLSAAEAEALSTDGLALLALKSAVSADPTGALDTWRDSDADPCGWVGVTCGDGRVTDLALPNRSLSGYLPSELSLLSALSSLSLPFNRLSGSIPAALAALRALSALDLSHNLLSGPIPPAIGALASLSRLDLSSNLLSGSLPPAIAALPRLSGVLNLSCNRFSGPIPPEFGSIPVDVSLDLRRNNLSGEIPQVGSLLNQGPTAFAGNPGLCGFPLKIPCPGSKQDPRIPQPSPSWNPSSATADPVRAERQHRRPGVAVPILAGVVIAALASIVVLQLHFRRRRRGLAGDGKESKKGKGGAADGALAEDRRDAHEGEVFVAVDEGFGLELEELLRASAYVVGKSRGGIVYKVVTGKGPAVAVRRLSEGDDGESGGGDEWRRRRGFESEAMAIGRARHPNVVRLLAYYYAPDEKLLVYDYIPNGTLHAALHGGPLNPTAAALPWAARLSIVQGAARGLAHLHECGPRKYAHGSVRSSKILLDDELRPYVSGFGVARLVSAAQKSTRSSSAKSLGPAACAQPLPYVAPEARAAAAAAAATQKGDVYAFGIVLLEAVTGRAPGADEGEGGDLEGWVRRAFKEERPLSEVVDPALLHEVHAKKQVLAVFHVALGCTEVDPELRPRMRAVSESLDRIG
- the LOC109727075 gene encoding uncharacterized protein LOC109727075 isoform X3 — protein: MDPIGLRALNPRCYPAGYLLIRPRPRPRPRTIRRSCAVSDTAGNKPSPAPKPYHASPSSASFSVGEGVSNSFPNGSSSSVGGVPSAKLLQVVLVSPQGIQDQLHEHVQHRLLACILSGRYFLRPSEIIFSASNLDILLPFSQDGDKRLLAFTKRGLSIHSDFSYRRGDWLVFGSETHGLPPEALEDCRREELGGGTIRIPMVETYVRCLNLSVSVGIALYEAARQLNYEQLRLPPQAEAECQRLFLSEDIYG
- the LOC109727075 gene encoding uncharacterized protein LOC109727075 isoform X2 — translated: MDPIGLRALNPRCYPAGYLLIRPRPRPRPRTIRRSCAVSDTAGNKPSPAPKPYHASPSSASFSVGEGVSNSFPNGSSSSVGGVPSAKLLQVVLVSPQIPGNTGSIARTCAASAVGLHLVGPLGYKIEDSKLKRAGLDYWPYVVVKIHSSWGEFMEYFKQQDGDKRLLAFTKRGLSIHSDFSYRRGDWLVFGSETHGLPPEALEDCRREELGGGTIRIPMVETYVRCLNLSVSVGIALYEAARQLNYEQLRLPPQAEAECQRLFLSEDIYG
- the LOC109727075 gene encoding uncharacterized protein LOC109727075 isoform X1, yielding MDPIGLRALNPRCYPAGYLLIRPRPRPRPRTIRRSCAVSDTAGNKPSPAPKPYHASPSSASFSVGEGVSNSFPNGSSSSVGGVPSAKLLQVVLVSPQGIQDQLHEHVQHRLLACILSGIRTWDLGYQPPSLLPLALETPLGYKIEDSKLKRAGLDYWPYVVVKIHSSWGEFMEYFKQQDGDKRLLAFTKRGLSIHSDFSYRRGDWLVFGSETHGLPPEALEDCRREELGGGTIRIPMVETYVRCLNLSVSVGIALYEAARQLNYEQLRLPPQAEAECQRLFLSEDIYG